The following DNA comes from Candidatus Neomarinimicrobiota bacterium.
GTAGTCATCGCCTACCAGAAAGCAACCGATTCTTCCTATGGCGTATCCGAGAATCAGGAGAGGTGCAAGAATGTTCGCGAACAATAGCCACGATTCACCTCTTCGTTTCAGAAGGATCGTAACGGAGATCAGGCCGCCAAGCAGTCCCCCGAAAAATACAAGACCTGCACCCAAAACCGCGAGCGCCTGGGAGATTCTTCCCCCGTCAAAGGAAAAAACCCCTGCAATCAGATTTCCTAACGCCTGTATGTTCTCCCACCCGGCCCCTCTTTCGATGGCATAGTATATTTTGGAGCCCAGGATTCCACCCACCGTGGCCCAGAATACGATGTCCGCCGCCAGTTCGGGAGACTTCCCTTTTCTCTTCAGTTCATGCAGTAGTAGAAAATAGTTCACGGCGAAAGCGGTCATCAGCATGAAGCCATAGGAGGGAACCCGGATGGGACCGATCTCGAAAAGAAATGGCATCATGAGAGCTGTTTACCGCAACCGGAACAGTAGCTGTCCTCTTTGGCCAGAGTCGCCCCGCATCGGGGACAGAAATTCCCGGCTGCCTTTTCCTTTCTTGCACTTGGGTGGTGTTGGTTCGATCTCCAGAAAATGTACCCGATGATCACGGACAAAACTCCCACTACGGCCAGAGGCTGATAAGTGGGGAGT
Coding sequences within:
- a CDS encoding prolipoprotein diacylglyceryl transferase; translation: MMPFLFEIGPIRVPSYGFMLMTAFAVNYFLLLHELKRKGKSPELAADIVFWATVGGILGSKIYYAIERGAGWENIQALGNLIAGVFSFDGGRISQALAVLGAGLVFFGGLLGGLISVTILLKRRGESWLLFANILAPLLILGYAIGRIGCFLVGDDYGTASQLPWAIAFPKGIPPTTTPVHPTQLYETTMGLIIFVILWKLRTRTRPGEMLFFIYLVLAGTERFFIEFIRTNTEYLLGLTGAQIVSLVMIAL